The Niastella koreensis GR20-10 genome includes a window with the following:
- a CDS encoding S9 family peptidase, producing the protein MRKLLFLLVTQSTLITYGQLSPLTVEKIMRDPKWMGTSPSNLQWTADGKYLLFNWNPEKAAADSLYYITPAVTAPQKTTGAFRNTAIADVQVRYNAQRDQYVYAYENDIYLINIKTGARRRVTKTVALESNPQFSFNDHKIIFTRDQNAWAWDVQTGETTQLTNFITGPATATPAPAFTGRGNQQQAAANRPPAVSNNKQEKWLQQDALENSVVLQRRKQKKDEADSMLKLFREKPLRSIPLDGKNVSMIAASNNGRFISYRLSTIPTGKTAVVPSYVTESGFTEELAARTKVGAPLPTQELFVFDTEKDTVFAVKTDSIPGIRDLPDYLKDYPAVYKERSQHPPLRPVNFLNTNWSPTGDYAMVEVRAQDNKDRWFLLLDGETGQLSLLDRQRDEAWIGGPSTNGFPAFNSGWLNNQTFWFQSETTGYSHLYTINVTTKEKQALTSGNYEVLKTELGPGKKYFYLTTNEVEPGQQQLYRLPVTGGKAERLTTLTGSNLATISPDEKWIAILYSYSNKPWELYLQPNGPVTAKSKPVQITNQAQSEEFKTYNWRDPELITFTARDNAKVYARLMRPAQPDAGKPAVIFVHGAGYLQNAHKWWSSYFREYMFHNLLVDNGYTVLDIDYRGSAGYGRDWRTGIYRYMGGKDLDDIEDGARYLVKEIGINPKHIGVYGGSYGGFITLMALFKKPAIFAAGAALRPVTDWAHYNHGYTSNILNEPFSDSIAYHRSSPINFASGLQDHLLICHGMVDVNVHFQDVVRVTQRLIELGKDNWELSVYPMEDHGFVEPESWTDEYKRIFRLFETWLKK; encoded by the coding sequence ATGAGAAAATTGCTGTTTCTGCTTGTAACGCAGTCAACCCTTATCACCTATGGTCAGCTCAGTCCGTTAACCGTAGAAAAGATCATGCGCGATCCCAAATGGATGGGCACCTCTCCTTCCAACCTGCAATGGACAGCCGACGGCAAGTACCTGCTGTTTAACTGGAATCCCGAAAAAGCAGCAGCCGATTCTTTATATTATATCACGCCTGCCGTCACTGCGCCGCAAAAAACCACAGGGGCATTTCGCAATACAGCAATTGCCGATGTTCAGGTGCGGTATAATGCCCAACGCGATCAATACGTATATGCCTACGAGAATGATATTTACCTCATTAATATAAAAACGGGCGCCCGCCGCCGTGTAACCAAAACCGTGGCGCTGGAAAGCAATCCACAGTTCTCCTTTAACGATCATAAAATAATATTCACCCGCGATCAGAATGCCTGGGCCTGGGATGTACAAACCGGGGAAACCACACAGCTTACCAATTTTATAACCGGCCCTGCTACGGCTACTCCCGCCCCTGCTTTCACAGGACGGGGCAATCAACAACAGGCGGCAGCCAACCGGCCGCCGGCTGTTAGTAATAATAAACAGGAAAAATGGCTGCAACAGGATGCGCTCGAAAATTCGGTAGTACTGCAACGGCGCAAACAAAAGAAAGACGAGGCAGACTCTATGCTGAAGCTCTTCCGGGAAAAGCCACTGCGGTCCATTCCGCTCGATGGTAAAAACGTGTCGATGATCGCCGCCAGTAATAACGGCCGATTTATTTCCTACCGGTTAAGCACTATTCCTACCGGTAAAACAGCCGTGGTGCCCAGTTATGTCACAGAAAGCGGGTTTACCGAAGAATTGGCTGCCCGCACCAAGGTAGGCGCTCCGCTTCCCACCCAGGAGCTGTTTGTTTTTGATACGGAAAAAGACACGGTGTTTGCTGTTAAAACCGATTCTATTCCCGGCATCCGCGATCTGCCGGACTACTTAAAAGATTATCCCGCTGTTTATAAAGAAAGAAGCCAGCACCCGCCCCTGCGGCCGGTGAATTTCCTGAACACCAACTGGTCGCCAACCGGTGATTATGCCATGGTAGAAGTGAGGGCGCAGGACAACAAAGACCGCTGGTTCCTGTTGCTGGATGGAGAAACCGGCCAACTCTCTCTGCTCGATCGCCAAAGAGATGAAGCCTGGATAGGCGGACCAAGCACCAATGGCTTTCCCGCTTTCAACTCAGGCTGGTTGAATAACCAAACGTTCTGGTTTCAGTCGGAAACCACCGGTTATTCGCACCTGTACACAATCAATGTTACAACAAAAGAAAAGCAGGCGCTTACCAGTGGTAATTATGAGGTACTGAAAACCGAACTGGGCCCCGGCAAAAAATATTTTTACCTTACCACCAATGAGGTGGAACCTGGTCAGCAGCAATTGTATCGCCTGCCTGTTACGGGCGGAAAAGCAGAACGTCTAACCACCCTTACCGGTTCTAACCTGGCTACTATTTCTCCCGACGAAAAATGGATCGCCATTTTATATTCCTACAGTAATAAACCCTGGGAATTGTACCTGCAACCCAATGGCCCGGTAACAGCAAAATCGAAACCGGTGCAAATAACCAACCAGGCGCAAAGCGAGGAGTTTAAAACCTATAACTGGCGCGATCCGGAACTGATTACGTTTACCGCCCGGGATAACGCAAAAGTATATGCCCGGTTAATGCGCCCCGCGCAACCGGATGCCGGCAAACCAGCCGTAATATTTGTACATGGCGCAGGCTATTTACAAAATGCCCATAAATGGTGGAGTTCGTATTTCAGGGAATACATGTTCCACAACCTGCTGGTGGATAACGGCTATACTGTGCTGGACATCGATTACCGGGGCAGCGCCGGCTATGGCCGCGACTGGCGTACGGGCATTTACCGCTATATGGGTGGCAAAGACCTGGACGATATTGAGGACGGCGCCCGCTACCTGGTGAAAGAAATTGGAATAAACCCCAAACATATTGGAGTTTACGGGGGTTCCTATGGCGGTTTTATAACTTTAATGGCATTATTCAAAAAACCTGCTATCTTTGCGGCCGGAGCCGCACTGAGGCCCGTTACCGATTGGGCCCACTACAACCACGGCTATACCTCCAATATTTTAAATGAACCTTTTAGCGACAGCATTGCGTATCATCGCAGTTCGCCCATAAACTTTGCTTCCGGATTACAGGACCATTTGCTGATTTGCCACGGAATGGTTGATGTAAATGTTCACTTCCAGGATGTCGTTCGTGTTACACAACGACTGATAGAACTGGGTAAAGATAATTGGGAGCTCTCTGTGTATCCAATGGAAGATCATGGCTTTGTAGAACCTGAAAGCTGGACAGACGAGTACAAAAGGATCTTTCGCTTATTTGAAACCTGGTTAAAAAAATAA
- a CDS encoding DUF4954 family protein — protein MNEITRKPLNSLGYDFIPSPYLPKGKDEYYLRNKQVKNGIHYRHLSAYEIEVLVRNRNTSDNWNNLLVSDAFNPELVQNCKFFGLVRIGKLEPYYLEYHNLRRPVGFYNSTVISCDFGDNVVVDNVNYISHYIVGNGVILVNCNEIATTDHSKFGNGILKEGESENVRIWVELCNENAGRSILAFDGILPGDAFLWTYFRDDDNLLNRFKEFTEKKFDALRGYYGTIGDRTVVKNCKILKDVKIGSDAYLKGANKIKNVTINSSSEANTQVGEGCELVNGIIGYGCRLFYGVKAVRFVLASHSQLKYGARLINSYLGENSTISCCEVLNSLIFPSHEQHHNNSFLCAALIQGQSNMAAGATVGSNHNSRSPDGEIIAGRGFWPGLCVSLKHNSKFASYAILAKGDYATELNIPLPFSLISNDLSKDQLVVMPGYWFMYNMYALARNSWKYIDRDKRIDKIQQLEFSFLAPDSVNDLLQSLPLLAKFTGKAWLKREGNTKKMTDDEIIAIGQVLLDTKDPVVNELVVLADGFENSKRPVRIIKVMKAYHLFKELVMYYLVQQLLEHIRTNNIKTHEQLIESLPSKAARAPWMNVGGQLILRSEIDKLNKQIVAGRIKDWDAVHNFYVQQGKNYQMEKLAHAMAAVREVFDINLKKASPGIIKSLLHQSITTKEWMVKEIYESRAKDYRNPFRKMVYETTEAMNKVVGKLEDNSFIKQEQKALEEYKKDIHQLVTKLKLDKPGAKLKTA, from the coding sequence ATGAATGAAATCACACGCAAACCGCTTAATTCGTTAGGGTACGACTTCATTCCTTCCCCATATTTACCAAAGGGGAAGGATGAATACTACCTGCGTAATAAACAGGTAAAGAACGGTATTCACTACCGCCATCTTTCAGCCTACGAAATTGAAGTACTGGTACGCAACCGCAACACGTCCGACAACTGGAACAACCTGCTGGTATCAGACGCGTTCAACCCCGAACTGGTGCAGAATTGCAAATTCTTTGGCCTGGTGCGTATTGGTAAACTGGAGCCTTACTACCTCGAGTACCACAACCTGCGCCGGCCGGTAGGGTTTTATAACAGTACCGTTATCAGTTGCGACTTTGGCGACAATGTAGTAGTTGATAACGTTAATTACATCTCCCACTATATTGTCGGCAATGGCGTAATACTGGTAAACTGCAATGAAATTGCCACCACCGACCACTCCAAGTTTGGTAACGGTATTCTGAAAGAAGGCGAATCGGAGAACGTGCGCATTTGGGTGGAATTGTGCAATGAAAACGCCGGCCGCAGCATTCTTGCCTTCGATGGGATTTTACCTGGCGACGCCTTCTTATGGACCTATTTCCGGGACGATGATAACCTGTTGAACCGCTTCAAGGAATTTACCGAGAAGAAGTTTGATGCATTACGTGGTTATTATGGCACCATTGGCGACCGCACGGTGGTTAAGAACTGTAAGATCCTTAAAGATGTAAAGATTGGCAGTGACGCTTATTTAAAAGGCGCCAACAAAATAAAGAATGTAACCATTAATTCTTCCAGCGAAGCCAATACCCAGGTGGGTGAAGGTTGCGAGCTGGTGAATGGAATTATCGGTTATGGATGCCGCCTGTTCTATGGCGTAAAAGCCGTACGTTTTGTACTGGCTTCCCATTCACAATTGAAATATGGAGCCCGGTTGATCAACTCCTACCTGGGTGAAAACTCCACCATTTCCTGTTGTGAGGTGTTGAACTCACTTATTTTCCCTTCGCACGAACAGCACCATAATAATTCATTCTTGTGTGCTGCACTGATCCAGGGACAAAGCAATATGGCAGCCGGCGCTACCGTGGGCTCCAACCACAACAGCCGCAGCCCGGATGGTGAAATCATTGCCGGCCGTGGCTTCTGGCCTGGCCTGTGCGTTAGCCTGAAGCATAATTCAAAATTTGCTTCTTATGCTATCCTGGCAAAAGGCGATTATGCAACGGAATTAAACATTCCTTTGCCCTTCTCGCTTATCAGTAACGACCTGAGCAAAGACCAGCTGGTGGTAATGCCCGGTTACTGGTTCATGTATAACATGTATGCGCTGGCCCGTAACTCCTGGAAGTATATCGACCGCGACAAACGCATAGATAAGATCCAGCAGCTGGAGTTCAGCTTCCTGGCGCCGGATTCAGTAAATGATCTGCTGCAGTCATTACCGTTATTGGCGAAGTTCACCGGTAAAGCCTGGTTGAAACGCGAAGGCAATACGAAGAAAATGACCGACGACGAGATCATTGCTATCGGTCAGGTATTACTCGATACCAAAGACCCGGTAGTAAATGAACTGGTGGTATTGGCAGATGGTTTTGAGAACAGCAAACGCCCCGTGCGCATTATAAAAGTGATGAAGGCGTATCACCTGTTTAAAGAACTGGTGATGTATTACCTGGTTCAGCAGTTGCTGGAGCATATTCGCACCAACAACATAAAAACACATGAACAGCTGATAGAGAGCCTGCCTTCAAAGGCAGCACGGGCTCCCTGGATGAATGTGGGCGGACAGTTAATTCTTCGCTCGGAAATTGATAAGCTGAACAAACAGATCGTTGCCGGCAGAATCAAGGACTGGGATGCTGTACATAATTTCTATGTACAACAAGGTAAGAACTATCAAATGGAGAAGCTGGCTCATGCCATGGCTGCGGTAAGAGAGGTGTTCGATATCAATTTAAAGAAAGCTAGTCCAGGTATAATAAAGAGCCTGTTGCACCAAAGCATTACTACCAAAGAATGGATGGTGAAAGAAATATACGAATCACGCGCTAAGGATTATCGCAATCCTTTCCGTAAGATGGTATATGAAACCACCGAAGCCATGAATAAAGTGGTTGGCAAACTGGAAGACAACAGCTTTATTAAACAGGAACAAAAAGCACTGGAAGAATACAAGAAAGATATTCATCAACTGGTTACCAAACTAAAACTGGATAAACCAGGCGCTAAATTAAAAACGGCTTAG
- the glmS gene encoding glutamine--fructose-6-phosphate transaminase (isomerizing), translated as MCGIVAYIGNKQAYPIILKGLKRLEYRGYDSAGVALLNSGLNVYKKKGKVADLEETLVGKDLHANIGIGHTRWATHGEPCDRNAHPHLSENGKLAMIHNGIIENYNQLKGELQKKGYTFISDTDTEVLLKFIEDIQQNNNCSLEEAVRIALKRVVGAYVIILIDQDNPDTLIAARKGSPLVIGIGKNRDEHFLASDASPIIEYTKTVVYVNDYELAIIKPDELILKNLGNEKITPFVQQLDLELAAIEKGGYDHFMLKEIFEQPSTVFDCLRGRVDAAKGTITMAGVQANIEMLKNAPRILIIACGTSWHAGLLAEYIFEELCRTPVEVEYASEFRYRNPIVNKGDVIIAISQSGETADTLVAIEKAKEQGALIFGIVNVVGSSIARVSQAGAYTHAGPEIGVASTKAFTAQLAVLTIIALQLGYEKGTLDNKRFLHLLNELQDIPEKIPAALNQAEHVKQLAYKYKDARDFLYLGRGYNFPIALEGALKLKEISYIHAEGYPAAEMKHGPIALVDETLPVVFIATKDSYHEKIISNIQEIKARKGKVIAVITEGDDVITQMADDVIVVPQADELVAPMLSVIPMQLLAYYIGVAKGLDVDKPRNLAKSVTVE; from the coding sequence ATGTGCGGAATTGTAGCATATATAGGAAATAAGCAAGCTTACCCGATAATCTTAAAAGGATTAAAACGACTGGAATACCGCGGATACGATAGCGCCGGTGTTGCCCTGTTGAATTCCGGCCTGAATGTATATAAGAAAAAAGGTAAAGTAGCCGACCTGGAAGAAACATTGGTGGGAAAAGACCTGCATGCCAATATTGGTATTGGTCATACCCGTTGGGCTACCCATGGCGAACCTTGTGATCGCAATGCACACCCGCACCTGTCAGAAAACGGGAAACTGGCCATGATCCACAACGGGATCATTGAGAACTACAACCAGTTAAAAGGGGAATTGCAGAAAAAAGGCTACACTTTTATCAGCGACACCGATACTGAAGTACTGTTGAAATTTATCGAAGACATTCAGCAGAACAATAATTGCAGCCTCGAAGAAGCAGTACGTATTGCATTGAAACGCGTAGTAGGCGCTTATGTAATTATCCTCATCGACCAGGACAATCCGGATACCCTGATCGCCGCCCGCAAAGGCAGCCCGCTGGTAATTGGTATTGGAAAGAACCGCGATGAACACTTCCTCGCTTCTGACGCCTCTCCTATTATTGAATACACCAAGACCGTAGTATATGTGAACGACTACGAGCTGGCCATTATAAAACCAGATGAGCTGATCCTGAAAAATCTGGGTAATGAAAAGATCACGCCGTTTGTTCAACAGCTCGACCTGGAACTGGCAGCTATTGAAAAAGGTGGTTACGATCACTTCATGCTGAAAGAAATATTTGAACAACCCAGCACGGTGTTCGATTGCTTACGTGGTCGTGTTGATGCCGCCAAAGGCACCATCACCATGGCAGGTGTACAGGCCAACATTGAAATGCTGAAAAATGCGCCCCGCATTCTTATCATTGCCTGCGGGACCAGCTGGCATGCCGGTTTGCTCGCTGAATATATTTTTGAAGAACTGTGCCGCACACCTGTTGAAGTGGAATATGCATCGGAGTTCCGCTATCGCAACCCGATAGTGAATAAAGGCGATGTTATTATAGCCATTTCACAAAGTGGAGAAACTGCCGACACCCTGGTGGCTATCGAAAAAGCCAAAGAACAAGGTGCATTGATCTTTGGTATTGTGAATGTGGTTGGTTCTTCGATCGCCCGCGTATCACAGGCCGGTGCTTATACCCACGCTGGTCCGGAAATTGGTGTGGCAAGTACAAAAGCATTTACTGCCCAGCTGGCTGTGCTCACCATCATTGCCCTGCAACTGGGTTATGAAAAAGGCACGCTCGACAACAAACGCTTCCTGCATTTATTGAACGAGTTACAGGACATCCCTGAAAAAATACCAGCAGCGTTGAACCAGGCCGAACATGTAAAACAACTGGCTTATAAATACAAAGACGCCCGCGATTTCTTATACCTGGGCCGTGGTTATAACTTCCCTATTGCCCTGGAAGGCGCCTTAAAGCTGAAAGAGATCTCCTACATTCACGCTGAAGGTTATCCTGCAGCAGAAATGAAACACGGACCTATTGCGCTGGTTGATGAAACCCTGCCTGTAGTGTTTATTGCCACCAAAGACTCATACCACGAAAAGATCATCAGCAACATTCAGGAAATTAAAGCCCGTAAAGGAAAAGTAATTGCGGTGATCACCGAAGGCGATGATGTAATTACCCAAATGGCCGATGATGTAATTGTAGTACCACAAGCCGATGAACTGGTAGCGCCTATGCTCAGCGTTATACCTATGCAGCTGCTGGCCTATTACATTGGCGTTGCCAAAGGACTGGATGTTGACAAGCCAAGAAACCTGGCCAAGTCGGTAACAGTAGAATAA
- the der gene encoding ribosome biogenesis GTPase Der — translation MAGFTVAIVGRPNVGKSTFFNRLLEERKAIVDDVSGVTRDRQYGVAEWNGKSFNVIDTGGFVPESEEAFEKEINKQVMIAVEEANAMLFMVDAATGITDLDESMADVLRRAAKPVFLVVNKVDNHERLLEATEFYGLGFDNIFFLSSMSGSGTGELLDAVAALITEDQVAALEAEGELPKFAIIGQPNVGKSSLLNALIGQERTIVSDIAGTTRDTIHTHYNLFQKEFVLIDTAGLRRKTKVHEDLEFYSVIRAIKAMDEADVCLLMLDAEKGITQQDLNIFSLASKKGKGIVLLVNKWDTMKKETNTARDYENELKKRIAPFSDVPILFISAQEKVRIHKAIEVALDVYENKKRKVPTSELNDVMLKAIASYQPPVVRGNPIRIKYVTQLPTHVPSFAFFCNYPDDVKQPYKNYLENQLRQNFNFTGVPVRLFFRKK, via the coding sequence ATGGCAGGTTTTACAGTAGCAATAGTTGGAAGGCCCAACGTAGGGAAAAGCACCTTTTTTAATCGCTTGTTGGAAGAGCGGAAAGCAATCGTAGATGATGTAAGCGGTGTTACCCGCGACCGGCAGTATGGTGTGGCCGAGTGGAATGGTAAATCATTCAACGTCATAGATACCGGCGGTTTTGTGCCGGAAAGCGAAGAGGCTTTTGAAAAAGAGATCAATAAACAGGTAATGATCGCGGTGGAGGAAGCGAACGCCATGCTCTTTATGGTTGACGCTGCTACCGGGATTACCGATCTCGATGAATCGATGGCCGATGTTTTGCGTCGTGCAGCCAAACCCGTGTTCCTGGTAGTTAATAAAGTAGATAATCACGAACGCCTGCTGGAAGCTACCGAGTTTTACGGCTTAGGTTTCGATAATATCTTTTTCCTTTCCTCTATGAGTGGCAGCGGCACGGGCGAATTGCTCGATGCGGTGGCTGCTTTAATTACCGAAGATCAGGTAGCTGCTTTAGAAGCAGAAGGCGAACTTCCTAAATTTGCGATCATTGGTCAGCCGAATGTAGGTAAGTCATCTTTGCTGAATGCGCTGATAGGGCAGGAGCGTACTATTGTAAGCGACATTGCCGGTACTACTCGAGATACCATTCACACCCATTACAATTTATTTCAGAAAGAATTCGTGCTCATCGATACTGCGGGTCTCCGCCGCAAAACCAAAGTGCATGAAGATCTGGAGTTCTATTCTGTGATCCGGGCTATTAAAGCCATGGATGAAGCGGATGTGTGTTTGCTGATGCTCGATGCCGAAAAAGGCATTACGCAACAGGACCTGAATATCTTTAGTTTGGCCTCGAAGAAAGGTAAGGGTATTGTGCTGCTGGTGAATAAATGGGATACCATGAAGAAGGAAACCAATACCGCCCGGGACTATGAAAATGAGTTGAAAAAGCGGATTGCACCTTTCTCTGATGTGCCTATTCTATTTATTTCCGCCCAGGAAAAAGTGCGCATTCATAAAGCTATTGAAGTGGCCCTGGACGTATATGAAAATAAAAAACGTAAAGTACCTACTTCTGAGTTGAACGATGTCATGTTAAAAGCAATTGCTTCCTATCAGCCACCTGTTGTTAGGGGAAATCCTATCCGTATTAAATATGTAACGCAGTTACCAACGCATGTGCCGTCATTTGCATTCTTCTGTAACTACCCCGATGATGTAAAGCAACCTTACAAAAACTATCTCGAGAACCAGTTACGCCAAAATTTCAACTTCACCGGCGTACCCGTACGTTTATTCTTTAGAAAGAAATAA